In one Nostoc sp. KVJ3 genomic region, the following are encoded:
- a CDS encoding DUF4291 domain-containing protein: MRLITEPYLTQVSNWPKNGRHILAQYDDHSIVVYQAYRPAIGSFAATYGYFGGEFSFDRMSWIKPNFLWMMYRSGWGTENGQEVVLAIWLKRSAFEEILAAAVHSSYVPELYPDKSGWQSALKRSQVRLQWDPDHHPTGTKLERRAIQLGLRGQVLAAYAKDWILNIEDISDFVEKQRQNIKSDCAELITPQEKVYSVFDRETQAKLGLSAWTE, from the coding sequence GTGCGGCTGATAACAGAACCTTATTTAACTCAAGTTAGTAATTGGCCAAAAAATGGTCGTCATATCTTAGCACAATATGACGACCATTCAATTGTTGTTTATCAGGCATATCGTCCTGCTATTGGTAGTTTCGCCGCCACCTACGGTTATTTTGGTGGTGAGTTCAGTTTTGACCGCATGAGTTGGATCAAACCTAACTTCCTCTGGATGATGTATCGTTCTGGATGGGGTACAGAAAATGGTCAAGAGGTGGTGTTAGCTATTTGGCTTAAGCGTTCGGCTTTTGAAGAAATTTTAGCGGCGGCTGTTCATTCCAGCTACGTTCCAGAACTTTATCCTGATAAAAGTGGATGGCAAAGCGCATTGAAGCGATCGCAAGTCCGCCTACAATGGGATCCAGACCATCACCCAACTGGGACAAAATTAGAACGACGCGCTATTCAGTTAGGGTTACGTGGTCAAGTTCTGGCTGCTTACGCCAAAGATTGGATTCTCAATATTGAGGACATCTCAGACTTTGTAGAAAAACAGCGCCAAAACATTAAATCTGATTGTGCAGAGTTGATTACACCACAAGAGAAAGTCTATTCTGTGTTTGATAGAGAAACGCAAGCAAAGCTGGGATTATCTGCCTGGACTGAATAG
- a CDS encoding glycosyltransferase family 4 protein, with protein MRIALFTETFLPKVDGIVTRLRHTVDHLQRSGNQVLVIAPDGGITEHKGAKVYGITGFPLPLYPELTMALPRPAIGYVLEEFKPDVIHVVNPAVLGLAGIFYSKILKIPLVASYHTHLPQYLQHYGLGMLEGFLWELLKGAHNQAALNLCTSTAMVEELTAHGIERVDLWQRGVDTELFHPDLANVEMRSRLSQNHPESPLLLYVGRLSAEKEIERIKPILEAIPEARLALVGDGPHRQALEKHFAGTNTYFVGYLMGQELGSAFASADAFIFPSRTETLGLVLLEAMAAGCPVVAARSGGIPDIVTDGVNGYLFEPTANVQGALAATIRLLEQKEQRDIIRQNARQEAESWGWAAATRQLQDYYQKVILSEQLTK; from the coding sequence ATGAGAATTGCTCTATTTACCGAAACCTTTTTACCCAAGGTTGACGGCATTGTAACGCGGCTGCGCCATACTGTTGACCATTTACAGCGTAGTGGCAATCAAGTATTGGTAATTGCCCCTGATGGAGGCATTACAGAACACAAAGGCGCTAAAGTTTACGGCATTACTGGCTTTCCTTTGCCATTGTATCCAGAATTAACAATGGCACTTCCCCGCCCAGCCATTGGTTATGTTTTAGAAGAGTTTAAGCCAGATGTGATTCATGTCGTGAATCCAGCCGTTTTAGGTTTAGCTGGCATATTTTACAGCAAAATCCTCAAAATCCCCTTAGTAGCGTCTTACCATACCCATTTACCCCAATATCTTCAACATTACGGCTTGGGGATGCTGGAAGGGTTTCTTTGGGAACTGCTAAAAGGCGCTCATAATCAAGCAGCTTTGAATCTGTGTACCTCCACAGCAATGGTAGAGGAACTGACAGCACATGGGATTGAGCGTGTAGATTTATGGCAGCGTGGTGTGGATACGGAATTATTTCACCCTGATTTAGCTAATGTAGAGATGCGATCGCGTTTATCACAAAATCATCCAGAAAGTCCATTGCTACTTTATGTTGGGCGGCTTTCTGCGGAAAAAGAAATTGAGCGCATCAAACCAATTTTAGAAGCAATTCCCGAAGCGCGGTTAGCATTGGTTGGAGATGGGCCACACCGTCAAGCACTAGAAAAACACTTTGCTGGTACAAATACTTATTTTGTTGGATATCTTATGGGTCAAGAATTAGGTTCTGCCTTTGCAAGTGCTGATGCCTTTATCTTTCCTTCCCGTACAGAAACACTAGGCTTAGTCCTACTAGAAGCGATGGCTGCTGGCTGTCCGGTAGTAGCAGCCCGTTCAGGGGGAATTCCTGATATTGTGACAGATGGAGTAAATGGATATCTTTTTGAGCCAACAGCAAATGTTCAAGGAGCCTTAGCTGCTACTATTCGCCTCTTAGAACAAAAAGAACAACGAGACATCATTCGTCAAAATGCTCGCCAGGAAGCAGAAAGTTGGGGTTGGGCAGCTGCCACCAGGCAGCTACAAGATTACTACCAAAAGGTGATACTTTCTGAACAATTGACAAAATAA